In Leptodesmis sichuanensis A121, the following are encoded in one genomic region:
- the mgtE gene encoding magnesium transporter — protein MLTQEGRASLSEISDWNRLKIELNQMPAIDVGDFIVDLPPERRAIAFRLLKKDQATDVFEYLPPEVREELIGSLHDAHISHIVEAMRPDDRAELFDELPAGVVRRLIQDLSPAERQATATILGYAEGTTGRLMTTEYVRLRQGLTVAEALSKIRLNDQDKETVYYAYVTDNNRKLVQVVSLRQLLFSLPNALIGDIASDRVIKVHTETPQEAAAQLMKRYDLLALPVVDREERLVGIITIDDMVDVLEEEATEDIQKMAGVTSGDESSLSHPLQKIRNRLPWLVGIMALYIGASSAIAPFQSTIAMVPVLAVIMPLFSNTGGTVGIQALTVTVRSLGVGEVSPQDTFKILARELLAGLGIALALGLTMVILALIWTKPEERWVAVVAGLVMATNSLVAVTLGALLPMAMKRLKLDPALVSGPLVTTALDTFGFILFLSLTTLSLNILKLPVS, from the coding sequence ATGCTAACCCAGGAAGGACGTGCTTCTCTGTCGGAAATTTCCGACTGGAATCGGCTGAAGATTGAGCTAAATCAAATGCCTGCTATCGATGTGGGCGACTTTATTGTAGATTTGCCGCCAGAACGGCGAGCGATCGCATTCCGGTTGCTGAAGAAAGATCAGGCAACGGATGTTTTTGAGTACTTACCTCCCGAAGTGCGGGAAGAGTTGATTGGTTCCTTGCACGACGCTCACATCAGCCATATTGTCGAGGCGATGCGACCAGACGATCGGGCCGAATTGTTTGATGAACTGCCGGCTGGGGTAGTGCGACGATTAATTCAAGATCTAAGCCCTGCAGAACGGCAGGCTACGGCAACCATTCTGGGCTACGCCGAAGGCACCACAGGCCGCTTAATGACCACCGAGTATGTGCGGCTACGGCAGGGGCTGACGGTGGCAGAAGCACTCAGCAAAATTCGCTTAAATGACCAGGACAAGGAAACCGTCTACTACGCCTATGTCACGGACAATAATCGCAAACTGGTACAGGTGGTTTCCCTACGCCAACTGCTGTTTTCCCTGCCCAATGCTCTGATTGGAGATATTGCCAGCGATCGCGTGATCAAAGTCCATACGGAAACGCCCCAGGAAGCAGCAGCCCAATTAATGAAGCGCTACGACCTGCTGGCCTTGCCTGTGGTCGATCGAGAAGAACGCTTGGTCGGCATCATCACCATTGATGACATGGTGGATGTGTTGGAAGAAGAAGCCACCGAAGACATTCAGAAAATGGCTGGGGTTACCAGCGGGGATGAATCGTCCCTTTCCCATCCCTTGCAAAAGATCCGCAATCGCCTGCCCTGGTTAGTCGGAATTATGGCTCTGTATATTGGAGCTTCCAGTGCAATTGCTCCCTTTCAAAGCACGATCGCGATGGTGCCCGTGCTGGCCGTGATCATGCCTCTGTTTTCAAATACAGGAGGAACGGTAGGCATCCAGGCTTTGACCGTCACCGTACGATCGCTGGGGGTTGGGGAAGTATCTCCCCAGGACACGTTCAAGATTCTGGCTAGGGAACTGTTAGCAGGGTTAGGCATTGCCCTGGCTCTGGGGCTAACGATGGTCATCCTGGCCCTGATCTGGACCAAGCCGGAGGAGCGGTGGGTGGCCGTGGTGGCTGGTCTGGTGATGGCGACAAACAGCCTGGTCGCCGTTACTCTGGGCGCTCTATTACCGATGGCGATGAAGCGACTCAAACTGGATCCTGCCCTGGTGAGTGGTCCCCTGGTGACAACAGCCCTGGACACGTTCGGATTTATTCTCTTTTTATCTTTAACTACACTCAGCCTGAATATTTTGAAGCTGCCTGTTTCCTGA
- a CDS encoding AAA family ATPase: MEPLEPFTDNWTYLRTELNWLDRVLGTAVARQRKEVKEVERVARSRADQATSHWWKGLISIEGEVAGDSPADTARRRSTVKLSYQQQMESRIQATTQKGITLGLPALCQRLQLTTFEKNLVLMALAPEISRRYGRIYNYLQDTEQAGGLPTFDLILRLLCRNDAEWRSARLSLSATSPLIRYGVVVLPSLSSEPFLSLPIKLANPIVEYLLANQVQPDQLESLLQPALKPDSDQSLQQSTDLLSWRPEQTLVRANEGQPAALLQSLIVPDTVDRWSTLVLPNSLLQALRHLCDRIQYGNEIDNNWGFQPTALSPGSVVLFSGAKGTGKTMAAHAIAQILQTPLTWIDLALIKAVDGDRVLQEIATQAPKVLLIESAHIWFGRSALFPAEVLQQFLYNRQQQYSLTLLTLTQGTAVKPKWKNQFTQILDFPIPDESARLQLWQQAFPSPVPLGKSIRWDKLAQIVLTGGEIQAIARDAAIIARARSPRPKVTMKHLIRALEMRGIDYGGCNH, translated from the coding sequence ATGGAACCCCTGGAACCCTTTACCGACAACTGGACGTATCTCCGAACTGAATTGAATTGGTTAGACCGGGTACTGGGAACAGCGGTCGCACGGCAGCGCAAAGAAGTAAAAGAGGTGGAGCGAGTAGCCCGATCGCGCGCCGATCAAGCCACCAGTCACTGGTGGAAAGGCCTGATTTCCATAGAAGGTGAGGTGGCCGGAGATTCTCCTGCTGATACGGCCCGTCGTCGCAGTACCGTCAAGCTCAGCTACCAGCAGCAGATGGAAAGCCGGATTCAGGCCACGACCCAGAAAGGTATTACGTTGGGATTGCCTGCTCTGTGTCAGCGACTGCAACTAACAACCTTTGAGAAAAATCTGGTATTGATGGCCCTGGCTCCAGAAATCAGCCGCCGCTACGGACGCATTTACAACTACCTGCAAGATACCGAGCAAGCGGGAGGGCTGCCCACCTTTGATCTGATTCTGCGTCTGCTTTGTCGCAATGATGCAGAATGGCGATCGGCCCGACTTTCCCTATCTGCCACATCCCCCTTAATTCGGTACGGGGTAGTCGTTCTGCCTTCTTTATCCAGCGAACCGTTCCTGTCGCTGCCGATCAAGCTGGCGAATCCGATCGTGGAATATTTGCTGGCAAATCAGGTGCAACCCGACCAACTAGAATCCTTATTGCAGCCTGCACTGAAGCCTGATTCCGATCAGAGCCTCCAGCAAAGTACAGACCTGTTAAGCTGGCGACCCGAGCAAACATTGGTTCGGGCAAACGAGGGTCAACCTGCCGCCCTTCTGCAATCCCTGATTGTTCCCGACACCGTCGATCGCTGGTCAACTCTGGTACTTCCCAACTCCTTATTACAAGCTCTGCGGCATTTATGCGATCGGATCCAGTACGGCAACGAGATCGATAACAACTGGGGCTTTCAGCCGACGGCTTTATCCCCTGGTTCCGTAGTGTTATTTTCTGGAGCGAAGGGTACAGGCAAGACAATGGCCGCCCATGCGATCGCTCAGATCCTACAAACTCCCCTTACCTGGATTGATCTGGCTTTGATTAAGGCGGTAGATGGCGATCGCGTCCTTCAGGAAATTGCCACTCAAGCCCCTAAAGTACTTCTCATCGAATCGGCCCACATCTGGTTTGGCCGTTCTGCTCTCTTTCCGGCTGAGGTGCTCCAACAGTTTTTATACAACCGCCAGCAACAGTACAGCTTAACCCTGCTGACCCTAACCCAAGGAACAGCGGTGAAACCCAAATGGAAAAACCAATTCACCCAAATCCTCGACTTTCCCATTCCCGATGAATCCGCTCGCCTCCAACTCTGGCAGCAAGCCTTTCCGTCCCCGGTGCCGTTGGGAAAAAGCATCCGCTGGGATAAATTAGCGCAAATCGTTCTGACGGGGGGTGAGATTCAAGCGATCGCCCGGGATGCCGCAATTATCGCCAGAGCCAGATCTCCCAGGCCGAAAGTGACGATGAAGCACCTCATTCGGGCGTTGGAGATGCGGGGCATAGACTACGGGGGATGCAATCACTAA
- the ndk gene encoding nucleoside-diphosphate kinase, producing the protein MERTFLAIKPDGVQRKLVGEIIRRFEAKGFTLVGLKLMSVSRELAETHYGVHKEKPFFPGLVEFITSGPVVAMVWEGKGVIASARKIIGATNPLNAEPGTLRGDFGVDVGRNIIHGSDAPETAEQEIKLWFKDAELVSWEPSLTSWIYE; encoded by the coding sequence TTGGAACGCACATTTTTGGCCATCAAGCCGGATGGAGTACAACGCAAGCTAGTCGGTGAAATCATCCGCCGTTTTGAAGCAAAAGGTTTTACCCTGGTTGGCTTAAAGCTGATGAGCGTGAGCCGAGAACTGGCAGAAACTCACTACGGAGTGCATAAGGAAAAGCCTTTCTTTCCGGGACTGGTGGAGTTCATTACCTCAGGCCCAGTAGTGGCAATGGTATGGGAAGGCAAGGGGGTAATTGCCTCTGCACGTAAGATTATCGGAGCCACCAATCCTTTAAATGCGGAACCCGGTACCCTGCGAGGCGACTTTGGGGTAGATGTAGGCCGCAACATTATTCACGGCTCGGATGCACCCGAAACGGCTGAACAGGAAATTAAGCTGTGGTTTAAGGATGCCGAACTGGTGAGTTGGGAACCCAGCCTTACGTCCTGGATCTACGAATAA
- a CDS encoding TerC family protein: MLDQLLEYSPNFGVDTLLLLPVLIALEAVLSADNAIALAALSQGLHDLNLQQRALNIGIVLAYVLRMILILSATWVVRFWQFELAGALYLLWLVFQYFTSEPEKNDGEHPHHAPRFTSVWQAIPMIAVTDLAFSLDSVTTAIAVSQETWIILLGATIGIITLRFMAGLFIRWLEEFTHLEDAGFITVAFVGIRLLLRVINDSLVPPEWVMVSAIALIFIWGFSKRNQPDESSVSIPTEASPPATETILDVEEVVETKK; the protein is encoded by the coding sequence ATGCTGGATCAATTGCTGGAATATTCTCCTAATTTTGGGGTCGATACGCTGCTGCTGCTGCCTGTGCTGATTGCCCTGGAAGCCGTGTTGTCGGCTGATAATGCGATCGCCCTGGCGGCCCTCTCCCAAGGATTGCATGATTTAAACCTGCAGCAGCGGGCACTCAATATTGGGATTGTGCTGGCCTATGTGTTGCGGATGATCTTAATTTTGTCGGCTACCTGGGTTGTTCGGTTCTGGCAATTTGAACTGGCAGGCGCACTCTACCTGCTGTGGCTGGTATTTCAGTACTTTACCTCTGAACCAGAAAAAAATGACGGAGAGCACCCCCATCACGCTCCCCGGTTTACTTCCGTCTGGCAGGCCATTCCCATGATTGCCGTCACCGACCTGGCCTTTTCTCTGGATAGCGTGACAACCGCGATCGCCGTCTCCCAGGAAACCTGGATTATTCTCCTGGGAGCGACCATTGGGATCATTACGCTGCGGTTTATGGCGGGATTATTTATTCGCTGGCTGGAAGAATTTACCCACCTGGAAGACGCTGGTTTTATTACTGTCGCATTTGTGGGAATCCGGCTCTTGTTACGGGTGATCAATGATTCCCTCGTCCCCCCGGAATGGGTGATGGTTTCTGCGATCGCCCTGATCTTCATTTGGGGCTTCTCGAAAAGAAATCAACCTGACGAATCATCCGTATCCATACCGACTGAAGCCAGTCCCCCGGCAACAGAAACCATCCTGGATGTAGAAGAAGTGGTCGAAACGAAGAAATAG
- the psaM gene encoding photosystem I reaction center subunit XII, with protein sequence MALSDSQVYWALVVALIPGILAFRLASELYK encoded by the coding sequence ATGGCTTTATCAGATTCCCAAGTGTACTGGGCACTGGTTGTTGCTTTGATTCCCGGCATCCTCGCCTTCCGTCTAGCATCAGAGCTTTACAAATAA
- a CDS encoding slr1601 family putative cell division protein codes for MYALKPSKQTSIQPGRGRRMAPRAKAHKRPKPYQAIVYETTAKLAVNVVLSLAAVVTLAHLLPYRSAQEVKLQELHAAVKTTGDRVQRVQSKFSYYFDPSQARESMQELTDRIDPSRRQIIWKEPGSKLAPTQPPEAAAEPDQ; via the coding sequence ATGTACGCACTTAAGCCATCCAAACAGACTTCCATCCAGCCCGGTCGAGGCCGCCGCATGGCTCCCAGAGCCAAGGCTCATAAACGTCCCAAGCCTTATCAAGCGATCGTTTATGAGACAACGGCGAAACTGGCTGTCAATGTGGTGCTGTCGCTGGCGGCAGTGGTAACGCTGGCCCATCTACTCCCCTATCGATCGGCTCAAGAGGTGAAGTTGCAAGAGCTACATGCAGCGGTGAAGACCACAGGCGATCGGGTGCAGCGGGTTCAATCTAAGTTCAGTTACTACTTTGATCCCAGTCAGGCCAGGGAAAGTATGCAAGAGCTAACCGATCGCATTGATCCCTCGCGAAGACAAATTATCTGGAAAGAACCAGGCAGTAAACTTGCACCAACACAACCCCCTGAAGCTGCTGCCGAACCTGATCAATAG
- a CDS encoding tetratricopeptide repeat protein, producing MNLRKFPDHSNNSKLVRRQTVPFATPCSDQEHPVWLPQDEELPSTGKSSPTSDKALDQAPIYLSPSDREALLRQRAIDKAQQGHLEEAIDLFTFLIHYNPDSASNYNNRGLLQFQQGRSDLALEDYNTAIQLNPRLGKVYNNRANCWASLGDLEAAIADYETAINLDPTDIRARLNQGITFRELDLYDRALESFDLALQVSQLLNSTDMVGIPAALEGHIYAERGRLNHLTGDWNCAVADYHRALERLPLTGSSTDPAYRLRFQVQSWLDSLLNPFNAE from the coding sequence ATGAATCTTCGTAAGTTTCCAGACCACTCGAACAATTCCAAACTCGTTCGTCGCCAGACGGTACCTTTTGCTACCCCGTGTTCTGATCAAGAACACCCGGTTTGGCTTCCCCAGGATGAGGAGTTGCCCAGTACTGGAAAATCTTCTCCAACCTCAGATAAAGCTCTAGATCAGGCTCCCATTTATTTGAGTCCATCCGATCGAGAGGCATTGCTGCGACAACGAGCAATCGACAAAGCGCAACAAGGGCATCTGGAAGAAGCCATCGACCTGTTTACATTCCTGATTCATTACAACCCCGATAGCGCCAGTAATTACAACAATCGGGGCTTATTGCAGTTCCAACAAGGACGCTCTGACCTGGCTCTGGAAGATTACAATACAGCGATTCAGCTTAACCCCAGATTGGGCAAAGTCTACAATAACCGGGCAAATTGCTGGGCCAGTTTGGGAGATTTAGAGGCCGCGATCGCCGACTACGAAACCGCCATTAACTTAGATCCAACCGATATTCGTGCTCGTTTGAATCAGGGGATTACCTTCCGAGAGTTGGATCTGTACGATCGTGCCCTGGAATCCTTTGATTTAGCGCTTCAAGTCAGCCAGTTATTGAATTCAACTGATATGGTGGGAATCCCTGCTGCTCTGGAAGGCCATATTTATGCTGAGCGGGGTCGCCTCAACCATCTGACTGGAGATTGGAACTGTGCTGTAGCAGATTACCACCGTGCCTTAGAACGGTTACCCTTAACTGGCTCATCAACAGACCCAGCTTATCGGCTGCGCTTTCAAGTACAAAGCTGGCTGGACTCCCTGCTGAACCCTTTTAATGCTGAGTAG